One Kaistella polysaccharea DNA segment encodes these proteins:
- the glgB gene encoding 1,4-alpha-glucan branching protein GlgB, whose translation MENVLPYSLFTEDDIYLFREGTHYKLYEKFGSHSLTLDGVEGVYFSVWAPFAKEVSVIGDFNGWHSETHKLLPRWDHSGIWEGFIASLKWGDPYKYGIRTNQDVLLEKGDPFALSWEQNVQASSLVSTTFFDWTDEKWLKGRSKKNSLKAPMSVYEMHLASWMRGTDDPDRFFNYREIAERLVPYIKEMGFTHVEFMPVMEYPYDPSWGYQVTGFFAATSRFGSPQDLMFLINELHKNNIGVLLDWVPSHFPGDANGLHFFDGTFLYEHEDPRKGFHPDWKSFIFNYGRPEVKSFLISNAMFWLDRYHADGLRVDAVTSMLHLDYSRNEGEWEPNIYGGNVNLEAKAFLQDFNRAVYQEFPDIITIAEESSDFPLLTKPVHEGGVGFGMKWMMGWMHDTLDYFKNEAAERKFEHHKLTFGSMYVFNENYMMPLSHDEVVHGKASLIYKMPGDEWQKFANLRALYFYMFTHPGAKLLFMGNEFAQTGEWKFRTSLDWHLLQYPLHKGMQTLVKDLNHLYRNETALFENNYSPEGFEWVEANDDDNSIYIYLRKSKKNEEVMMIVLNLTPRVFPYKIGVNEGTNWQVVMNSDDKKYGGSGVEAAILDEQDDEWMFRPNSIILELPPLAGVILKQKSFAKPKIKTESKKNLKS comes from the coding sequence ATGGAAAATGTTCTTCCTTATTCCTTATTTACAGAAGACGATATTTATCTTTTTCGCGAAGGAACGCATTATAAATTATATGAAAAATTTGGCTCGCATTCTTTGACTTTAGATGGAGTAGAAGGCGTATACTTTTCGGTTTGGGCACCTTTTGCGAAAGAAGTTTCTGTAATTGGAGATTTTAATGGATGGCATTCTGAAACTCATAAATTATTACCACGCTGGGATCACTCCGGTATTTGGGAAGGTTTTATTGCAAGCCTAAAATGGGGCGATCCTTATAAGTATGGAATTCGTACAAATCAAGATGTTTTGCTGGAAAAAGGCGATCCATTTGCGCTGAGTTGGGAACAGAATGTACAGGCAAGCTCTTTAGTTTCTACTACTTTTTTCGATTGGACGGATGAAAAATGGCTGAAAGGGAGATCTAAAAAAAATTCCTTAAAAGCGCCAATGTCCGTCTACGAAATGCATTTAGCTTCCTGGATGCGAGGTACTGATGATCCTGACCGCTTTTTCAACTACCGCGAAATTGCCGAAAGACTCGTGCCTTATATTAAAGAAATGGGCTTCACGCATGTAGAATTTATGCCCGTCATGGAATATCCGTATGATCCGAGTTGGGGTTATCAGGTGACTGGTTTTTTTGCTGCGACTTCCCGTTTCGGTTCTCCGCAGGATTTGATGTTTTTAATTAATGAACTGCATAAAAATAACATCGGTGTTTTACTGGATTGGGTTCCTTCTCATTTTCCGGGCGACGCAAATGGACTTCACTTTTTCGACGGGACTTTTCTTTACGAACATGAAGATCCCCGAAAAGGTTTTCATCCCGACTGGAAATCATTTATCTTTAATTATGGCAGACCAGAAGTTAAATCCTTCCTAATCAGCAATGCCATGTTTTGGCTTGATCGTTATCATGCAGATGGCTTGCGGGTTGACGCCGTAACATCAATGCTGCATTTGGATTATTCCCGAAATGAAGGTGAATGGGAACCCAACATTTACGGCGGAAATGTAAATCTGGAAGCCAAAGCATTTCTACAGGATTTCAATAGAGCGGTTTATCAAGAATTTCCAGATATTATTACCATTGCGGAGGAAAGTTCAGATTTTCCCTTGCTTACAAAACCGGTACATGAAGGCGGAGTAGGTTTTGGTATGAAGTGGATGATGGGCTGGATGCACGACACGCTGGATTATTTTAAAAATGAAGCTGCCGAGCGGAAATTTGAACATCACAAACTCACTTTTGGGTCCATGTATGTTTTTAATGAAAATTATATGATGCCGCTTTCTCATGACGAAGTCGTTCATGGTAAAGCGAGTTTAATCTACAAGATGCCGGGCGATGAGTGGCAAAAATTCGCCAATCTCCGGGCTCTATATTTTTATATGTTTACGCATCCCGGTGCAAAACTTTTGTTTATGGGAAATGAATTTGCACAGACTGGCGAGTGGAAATTCCGTACTAGTTTAGATTGGCACTTGCTGCAATATCCACTTCATAAAGGAATGCAGACTTTAGTAAAAGATCTTAATCATCTTTACAGAAATGAAACAGCACTGTTTGAAAACAATTATTCACCAGAAGGTTTTGAATGGGTAGAAGCCAATGACGATGATAATTCCATCTATATTTATTTAAGAAAGTCCAAAAAAAATGAAGAAGTGATGATGATCGTTTTGAATTTAACGCCGCGGGTATTTCCGTATAAAATTGGCGTTAATGAAGGAACTAATTGGCAAGTTGTCATGAATTCGGATGATAAAAAATATGGCGGAAGCGGTGTAGAAGCTGCCATTTTAGATGAACAGGATGACGAATGGATGTTCAGGCCAAATTCAATAATTTTAGAATTGCCACCACTTGCAGGTGTTATTTTAAAACAAAAATCTTTTGCAAAACCGAAAATAAAAACGGAATCCAAAAAGAATTTAAAATCTTAA
- a CDS encoding glycogen synthase, which yields MKIFNLSIECYPVAKVGGLADVVGALPKYLNKIEGVEASVIMPWYNKPFVHEHRFEVVFDGWIHQFDQTLQVIVMKERTKVLGFDLYLVKIPGLLDRDNPYGYWDESQQFIAFQHGVLHWLSAMKIRPDILHCHDYHTGLVPFMVENCPEFSFLKGVKTIGTIHNGEYQGQMSWQMAKYLPWFDGSKKGLLDWDGFINPLASMIKCCHEFNAVSGGYMAELFENFRGLESLVQQEHQKAHGIINGIDTEVWDPMTDSFLDFNYAQKDAAKGKLKNKIELCEEYGLDPKLPLFSFIGRFAVEKGADFLPEIVRKSIQETFGAINIIILGSGEKGIEYQLSDLSYHFSNFALDLGYKEYLSHKIYASSDFLLMPSRVEPCGLNQMYAMRYGTIPIVRYTGGLRDTVEDISTGGNGLNFTEASADAAVHGIHRALHIYYQKDLMKDLVQSNMSLDFSWEKSAETYLDLYKM from the coding sequence ATGAAAATTTTCAACCTTTCTATCGAATGTTATCCGGTTGCCAAAGTTGGCGGACTGGCTGATGTAGTAGGAGCTTTGCCAAAATATTTAAATAAAATCGAAGGGGTGGAAGCCAGTGTAATTATGCCGTGGTACAATAAACCTTTTGTGCATGAACATCGTTTTGAAGTTGTATTTGACGGTTGGATTCACCAATTCGATCAGACTTTGCAGGTGATTGTAATGAAGGAACGAACAAAGGTGTTGGGATTTGATTTGTACCTTGTCAAAATTCCAGGGCTTCTTGACCGCGATAATCCTTACGGATATTGGGATGAAAGTCAGCAGTTTATTGCTTTTCAGCATGGTGTTTTGCATTGGCTTTCTGCAATGAAGATTCGGCCGGATATTTTACATTGTCACGATTACCACACTGGTTTAGTTCCCTTTATGGTTGAAAATTGTCCGGAATTTTCCTTTTTGAAAGGCGTAAAAACAATAGGAACAATTCATAACGGAGAATATCAGGGACAGATGAGTTGGCAGATGGCCAAGTATTTACCGTGGTTTGATGGATCAAAAAAAGGGTTGCTGGACTGGGATGGTTTTATCAATCCATTAGCATCAATGATTAAATGTTGCCACGAATTCAACGCTGTTTCTGGAGGATATATGGCAGAACTTTTCGAGAATTTCCGCGGCTTAGAATCTTTGGTTCAGCAGGAACATCAGAAAGCGCACGGAATCATTAATGGAATTGATACTGAAGTTTGGGATCCGATGACAGATTCTTTTTTAGATTTTAATTACGCACAGAAAGATGCTGCAAAAGGAAAATTGAAAAATAAAATAGAATTATGTGAAGAATACGGGCTTGATCCGAAATTACCGCTTTTTTCTTTTATTGGGCGTTTCGCTGTAGAAAAAGGTGCAGATTTTCTACCTGAAATTGTTCGAAAAAGTATTCAAGAAACCTTTGGTGCAATTAATATTATCATTCTTGGTTCGGGTGAAAAAGGTATTGAATATCAACTCTCAGATTTATCTTATCACTTTTCGAACTTTGCTTTAGACTTGGGTTACAAGGAATATTTATCTCACAAAATTTACGCCTCTTCAGATTTTCTTCTAATGCCTTCCCGCGTAGAACCGTGCGGGCTAAATCAAATGTATGCGATGCGATACGGCACAATTCCGATCGTACGTTATACTGGAGGTTTACGGGATACAGTAGAAGATATTTCTACCGGAGGTAATGGTTTGAATTTTACGGAAGCTAGCGCCGATGCAGCGGTTCATGGGATTCATCGTGCACTTCATATTTATTACCAAAAAGATTTAATGAAAGATCTTGTGCAATCAAATATGTCCCTGGATTTTTCCTGGGAGAAATCTGCTGAAACTTATCTGGATTTGTACAAAATGTAA
- a CDS encoding L,D-transpeptidase translates to MPNISSKTFFTSFFFILLLSVTWQCKKDEAPTPEGKGINSDSLKAAEKAARIKDSLEKNKITYTTFLFPQKKKDSAMNVFTEKFSKDEQYIILALNRLDTKNKWRADTLSIPDKFDKSLMIYSPFPGTLDILKKVDKIVLFSYPIQAYALYEYGKLLKWGPTSLGKKTAQTKRGLMFANWKKELAISTVDSDWKLPYNFNIHNTLGIGWHEYDLPGYPASHSCLRLLREDAKYLYEWADQWTLTKGGAAVKTNGTPVIVFGDYNWGGKKPWKYLEADSKSNNISAEALNEIIELHLEKIMTEQQKREDLKATQETSASGI, encoded by the coding sequence ATGCCTAATATTTCTTCTAAAACTTTCTTCACTTCCTTCTTTTTTATTCTTCTACTTTCTGTCACTTGGCAATGTAAAAAAGATGAAGCTCCGACTCCAGAAGGTAAAGGAATTAATTCTGATTCATTGAAGGCAGCCGAAAAAGCAGCCCGCATAAAAGATTCCCTCGAAAAAAATAAAATCACCTATACTACTTTTCTTTTTCCGCAAAAGAAAAAAGATTCCGCAATGAACGTTTTTACTGAAAAATTTTCAAAAGACGAGCAGTATATTATATTAGCATTGAACAGACTGGATACTAAAAATAAATGGCGTGCGGATACACTTTCTATTCCAGATAAATTCGATAAATCACTAATGATATATTCGCCATTTCCTGGCACATTAGATATATTAAAAAAAGTAGATAAAATAGTACTCTTTTCTTATCCGATACAAGCGTATGCGTTGTATGAGTACGGAAAATTACTAAAATGGGGACCAACAAGCTTAGGTAAGAAAACTGCGCAGACCAAACGTGGGCTTATGTTCGCCAATTGGAAAAAAGAACTCGCAATTTCAACAGTAGACAGCGATTGGAAATTACCTTACAATTTTAATATTCATAATACCTTGGGAATCGGGTGGCACGAATATGATCTTCCGGGATATCCGGCTTCGCACTCTTGTTTACGTTTGTTACGAGAGGACGCCAAATATCTTTATGAATGGGCCGATCAGTGGACGCTTACAAAAGGTGGCGCTGCTGTAAAAACAAACGGAACACCTGTAATTGTTTTTGGAGATTATAATTGGGGCGGGAAAAAACCCTGGAAATACCTGGAAGCTGATTCAAAATCTAACAATATTTCAGCTGAAGCTCTAAATGAAATTATTGAACTTCATCTTGAAAAAATTATGACAGAGCAACAAAAGCGCGAAGATTTAAAAGCGACTCAGGAAACATCCGCTTCCGGAATCTGA
- a CDS encoding aspartyl protease family protein: protein MKLCQIIFLFLFSFSFGQTGFEVTNPKKTVIPFQLINNLIFIPVNINGIDLTFLLDSGVNETILFSLDNKEINFNDVEKMKFSGLGGTTKIEGLRAENNIVRIGKEYTDFTHTIFIILDESINFSSHVGIPVNGIIGYNFFKDHKIEINYINKKITVYKSEKLFKKRQRKFTAFPITIEGNKPYIMADVEMNSEKVSSKMLLDLGNSDAVWLFPKLIKNFEYNRPNIDDYLGRGFNGDIFGKRSRIHELNLGDFVFKKPLTAMPDEYSIQSLKLVPDRKGSIGNDIIRRFTVIFDYPGNQIFLRKNSHFNDPFLFNSSGLDIQHNGMEWQKDLVNVETKRAITTTEGTRVLDRSEGFRYNFVLKPKFSVAGCRPESPCYTAGIRKNDQLISINKRKVGDLNLETINSYFKEEDGTKVNLEIEREGQKMNFVIILIDPIPYQE, encoded by the coding sequence ATGAAATTATGCCAGATAATATTTCTGTTTCTATTTTCCTTTTCGTTTGGGCAAACTGGATTTGAAGTTACAAATCCAAAAAAAACAGTCATTCCTTTTCAATTAATAAATAATCTAATTTTTATTCCAGTTAACATTAACGGAATAGACTTAACATTTTTACTGGATTCTGGAGTTAATGAAACCATTCTTTTCAGTCTTGATAATAAAGAAATCAACTTCAATGACGTGGAGAAGATGAAGTTTTCCGGTCTTGGTGGCACCACAAAAATTGAAGGTTTAAGAGCTGAAAACAATATCGTACGAATTGGCAAAGAATACACTGATTTCACCCATACCATCTTTATCATTTTAGATGAAAGCATTAATTTTTCGTCTCATGTTGGCATTCCTGTAAACGGAATTATAGGGTATAACTTTTTCAAGGATCATAAAATTGAAATCAATTATATCAATAAAAAAATCACCGTTTATAAAAGTGAAAAACTCTTTAAAAAACGTCAAAGAAAATTCACCGCATTTCCTATTACCATTGAAGGAAATAAACCATACATCATGGCCGACGTGGAAATGAACTCCGAAAAAGTAAGTTCAAAAATGCTTTTGGATCTCGGAAATAGTGATGCGGTTTGGCTTTTTCCCAAACTGATTAAAAATTTCGAATACAACCGACCAAATATCGACGATTATTTAGGAAGAGGTTTTAATGGTGATATTTTTGGAAAACGCAGCCGTATTCATGAACTTAATCTGGGAGATTTTGTTTTTAAAAAACCTTTGACTGCCATGCCTGATGAATATTCTATACAAAGTTTAAAGTTGGTCCCAGACCGAAAAGGATCTATTGGAAATGATATTATACGGCGATTCACGGTAATTTTTGATTATCCCGGAAATCAAATCTTTCTCCGTAAAAACAGCCATTTTAATGATCCCTTTCTCTTTAACAGCAGCGGCCTCGATATTCAGCATAATGGAATGGAATGGCAAAAAGATCTGGTTAATGTAGAAACGAAAAGAGCAATAACTACGACAGAAGGAACTCGCGTGTTGGATCGATCAGAAGGTTTTCGTTATAATTTTGTACTGAAGCCCAAGTTTTCCGTAGCGGGATGCAGACCGGAATCTCCCTGTTACACGGCGGGAATTCGGAAAAATGATCAACTCATCTCCATCAATAAAAGAAAAGTGGGTGATTTAAATTTAGAAACAATCAACAGCTATTTTAAAGAAGAAGACGGCACCAAAGTGAATTTAGAAATAGAACGCGAGGGTCAGAAAATGAATTTTGTAATTATTTTAATCGATCCCATACCTTACCAAGAATGA
- a CDS encoding phosphoenolpyruvate carboxylase encodes MLHEEKKEKFRQLVENKFQIYNSLFMSLPYDKMSNIGMLLPFLYEESKAGYDAEKSPEEIVEEFFSKHTDLKTEEQKTELLFKIIQYIERQVVLYDSIEDAAFPQLHAESDAGTVLQLHERALQEHQLEATRKKLKDFAIKLVFTAHPTQFYPNSVQRILHDLRSAIMNDSITEIDTLLQQLGKTPFLNKEKPTPLDEALSIIFYLRYVYYDTIGELYKKIKNSFGTPNFTPAEDLIQMGFWPGGDRDGNPFVTAEITQQVAQELHLSILKSYYAHLKKIRRRLSFRGVSEILNRLSDDLYEAIFKEESDISDVQILNKIKEAEKILVEQHNGLFKNILDDFKDRVKIFGTHFATLDIRQDSRIHQEIIDEIIAKKSDLDLENASTEEKLNWLMTTDVVLSPSDFEGITKDTLQNVYNIKDIQHKNGERGMHRYIISNSEAIKDVLNVFALFRLCGYREDEINIDIVPLFETMEGLDRAQKVMKDLYELPVYRKHLDRRKSIQTIMLGFSDGTKDGGYLKANWEIYETKEQLTKVSADYKVKVVFFDGRGGPPARGGGKTHDFYASQGKTIANHQIELTVQGQTITSVFGNKDQAKYNFEQLLTAGIENDVFKNSKKDLTDKERKLIEELAELSFKKYSDLKAHPRFVPYLQEMSTLEFYGKTNIGSRPTKRGAGGELKFEDLRAIPFVGSWSQLKQNVPGFFGFGFALNELKNAGRFEEVKNLYKGSDFFKTLVLNSMMSMNKSYFPLTSYMKKNEKFGEFWTILFEEYNLSKELMLELTGFQTLMEEEPLSRLSVKIREKIVLPLLSIQQYALIKIQKEEGNRSAYEKLVMRSLFGNINASRNSA; translated from the coding sequence ATGCTACACGAAGAAAAAAAAGAAAAATTTCGCCAGTTGGTGGAGAATAAGTTTCAGATTTACAATTCACTCTTTATGAGTTTGCCGTACGACAAGATGTCGAATATCGGGATGTTGTTACCTTTTTTATACGAGGAAAGCAAAGCAGGCTACGACGCGGAGAAAAGTCCGGAAGAAATTGTAGAGGAATTTTTCAGCAAGCATACTGATTTGAAAACTGAAGAGCAGAAAACAGAATTACTATTCAAAATTATTCAATATATCGAACGTCAGGTCGTTTTATATGACAGTATTGAGGACGCGGCATTTCCCCAGCTTCATGCGGAAAGTGATGCGGGGACAGTACTGCAACTTCATGAGCGTGCACTTCAGGAACATCAGTTGGAAGCAACGCGTAAAAAACTAAAGGATTTTGCGATTAAATTGGTTTTCACGGCGCATCCGACCCAATTTTACCCCAATTCAGTACAGCGAATTTTACATGATCTCCGATCCGCGATTATGAATGATTCCATTACCGAAATTGATACTCTTTTGCAACAGCTCGGTAAAACACCTTTTCTTAACAAAGAAAAACCTACTCCATTAGACGAAGCATTAAGTATTATTTTTTATTTGCGCTATGTGTATTATGATACCATTGGTGAGCTTTATAAAAAAATTAAAAACTCTTTTGGTACGCCTAATTTCACGCCTGCAGAGGATTTAATTCAAATGGGTTTCTGGCCCGGCGGCGACCGCGATGGAAATCCTTTTGTCACCGCAGAAATTACCCAGCAAGTGGCTCAGGAACTACATCTTTCAATTTTAAAATCTTACTACGCCCATCTGAAAAAAATACGACGAAGATTAAGTTTCCGAGGAGTTTCGGAGATTTTAAATCGTTTGAGCGATGATTTATATGAGGCTATTTTTAAAGAAGAGTCTGATATTTCTGACGTACAAATATTAAATAAAATCAAAGAAGCTGAAAAAATTCTGGTCGAGCAACACAATGGACTTTTTAAAAATATTTTAGATGATTTTAAAGACCGCGTGAAAATTTTCGGAACGCATTTCGCGACGCTGGATATTCGTCAGGACAGTAGAATTCATCAGGAAATTATTGATGAAATTATCGCTAAAAAATCTGATTTAGACTTAGAAAACGCAAGTACTGAAGAGAAGTTAAATTGGTTAATGACTACTGATGTGGTATTGAGTCCAAGTGACTTCGAAGGAATTACAAAAGACACGCTTCAAAACGTATATAATATTAAAGACATTCAGCATAAAAACGGTGAGCGTGGCATGCATCGGTATATTATTTCTAACTCTGAAGCCATAAAAGATGTACTGAATGTTTTTGCATTATTTCGCTTGTGTGGATACCGTGAAGACGAAATCAATATTGATATCGTACCGCTCTTTGAAACCATGGAAGGTTTAGACCGGGCGCAAAAAGTGATGAAAGATCTTTATGAGCTTCCTGTATATAGAAAGCATTTGGATCGCAGAAAAAGTATACAAACTATTATGCTTGGTTTTTCCGACGGTACGAAAGATGGCGGTTACCTGAAAGCCAACTGGGAAATTTATGAAACCAAAGAGCAGCTTACAAAGGTTTCTGCGGATTATAAAGTAAAAGTGGTATTCTTTGATGGCAGGGGCGGTCCGCCCGCGCGAGGTGGTGGTAAAACCCATGATTTCTACGCATCACAAGGAAAGACAATCGCCAACCATCAAATTGAGCTCACGGTTCAGGGACAAACAATTACAAGTGTTTTCGGCAACAAAGATCAAGCAAAATATAACTTTGAACAGCTATTGACCGCCGGAATTGAAAATGATGTTTTTAAAAATTCAAAAAAAGATCTCACTGATAAAGAACGAAAACTCATTGAAGAACTCGCCGAGCTGAGTTTCAAAAAATATTCTGATCTGAAAGCGCATCCGCGGTTTGTACCGTATTTGCAAGAAATGAGTACGCTGGAGTTTTACGGGAAAACCAATATTGGAAGTCGGCCCACAAAAAGAGGCGCAGGTGGTGAGCTGAAATTTGAAGACCTGCGCGCGATTCCATTTGTGGGATCATGGAGTCAACTCAAACAGAATGTGCCGGGATTCTTCGGTTTTGGTTTTGCCCTGAACGAGCTGAAAAATGCAGGAAGATTTGAAGAGGTGAAAAATCTCTACAAAGGTTCAGATTTTTTCAAAACATTAGTCCTTAATTCCATGATGAGCATGAATAAATCCTACTTTCCGCTCACTTCTTACATGAAGAAAAATGAAAAATTTGGAGAATTTTGGACCATCCTTTTTGAAGAATATAACCTCTCAAAAGAATTGATGCTCGAACTTACGGGCTTTCAAACATTAATGGAAGAGGAACCGCTATCACGTTTATCCGTTAAAATCCGGGAAAAAATTGTTCTTCCGCTTTTAAGTATTCAGCAATATGCCTTGATTAAAATTCAGAAGGAAGAAGGAAATCGCAGTGCGTACGAAAAACTCGTCATGCGATCGCTTTTCGGTAATATTAATGCCAGCCGAAATTCAGCGTAA
- a CDS encoding S8/S53 family peptidase, translating into MKKALFIFILLIFSFVTAQTELVFVYFKDKPNKAAFYANPTAELSQKSLDRRTRMGIALNDQDAPIETTYIKNVKNLGFTVIDFSKWMNGVAVHATPEQITNLASESYVQSVERFIKHPAPTKLIDKKVNKYEEFNKTAAKTDFNYGLSLAQINQINLRPLHVAGFTGKGITIAVIDTGFPQVDTGSVYARIRNNGQIKGGYNFVSKNDFIYSNTLNDHGSYVLGIIAAYVENKFVGSAPDADFYLYATEDDTHEIPEEQLYWTEAAEEADRKGVDIISTSLGYYEFDDSRYDLLYSDMDGKTSFIARTSQIATEKGIFVLAAAGNEAQKPWHYIITPADNEKVFTVGAVTESGTSSTFSSFGPNALGHVKPDASARGTAAYMGYNNSVVSSSGTSFATPLAAGGVACLLQALPKKSVDQISQLLRENSSIYPDSTPQLGYGILNFSKTLDASLSTSEGMKKGQLQIYPNPVSKSFTIKTNEKLKSVELYDMLGRKVQTFNNEKSNNIERLSSGVYFLKIETEKNRYVEKLIKE; encoded by the coding sequence ATGAAAAAAGCATTATTCATTTTTATACTTCTGATATTCAGTTTTGTAACCGCGCAGACCGAATTGGTATTTGTCTACTTCAAAGACAAACCAAATAAAGCGGCCTTCTATGCCAATCCAACTGCCGAACTTTCTCAAAAATCGTTAGATCGCCGTACAAGAATGGGCATTGCACTGAATGATCAAGACGCACCTATTGAAACTACTTATATAAAAAATGTAAAAAATTTAGGTTTCACCGTCATCGATTTTTCTAAATGGATGAATGGTGTTGCGGTTCATGCCACGCCAGAACAGATTACAAATTTGGCATCAGAAAGTTACGTTCAATCAGTTGAAAGATTCATTAAACATCCAGCCCCCACGAAATTAATAGATAAAAAAGTAAATAAATACGAAGAGTTTAATAAGACTGCAGCCAAAACAGATTTCAATTATGGTTTAAGTTTAGCACAGATTAATCAGATCAATCTTCGTCCTTTGCACGTTGCTGGTTTTACGGGAAAAGGGATTACTATTGCGGTAATCGACACGGGTTTTCCCCAGGTTGATACCGGTTCTGTGTACGCGAGAATACGAAATAACGGTCAGATAAAAGGCGGATATAATTTTGTAAGCAAGAATGATTTCATTTACAGCAACACCTTAAATGATCACGGTTCATATGTGTTAGGAATAATTGCTGCGTATGTTGAAAATAAGTTTGTAGGTTCTGCTCCAGACGCAGATTTCTACCTTTACGCAACCGAAGACGATACCCACGAAATCCCCGAAGAACAACTTTATTGGACCGAAGCTGCAGAAGAAGCCGACCGAAAAGGCGTTGATATTATCAGCACGTCGCTCGGATATTACGAATTTGATGATTCCCGCTATGATTTGCTTTATTCCGATATGGATGGCAAAACTTCTTTTATCGCACGAACTTCACAAATCGCCACTGAAAAAGGAATTTTTGTGTTAGCGGCGGCAGGCAACGAGGCTCAAAAACCCTGGCATTATATTATTACTCCGGCGGATAATGAAAAAGTATTTACGGTTGGCGCCGTCACAGAATCAGGGACAAGTTCAACCTTTTCTTCATTTGGACCTAATGCTTTGGGACATGTAAAGCCCGATGCAAGTGCGAGAGGAACAGCAGCGTATATGGGTTATAATAATTCGGTGGTTTCCAGCAGTGGAACTTCGTTCGCCACACCTTTGGCAGCTGGAGGGGTGGCGTGTCTCCTTCAGGCCCTACCGAAAAAATCTGTTGACCAAATCAGTCAACTCTTGCGGGAAAATTCTTCAATTTATCCAGATTCAACACCGCAATTGGGATACGGAATTCTTAACTTTTCTAAAACTTTGGATGCCAGTCTTTCCACATCAGAGGGAATGAAAAAAGGACAACTTCAAATTTACCCGAATCCTGTTTCCAAATCATTTACCATTAAAACAAATGAAAAACTGAAATCAGTAGAATTGTATGATATGCTGGGCAGAAAAGTCCAAACTTTTAACAATGAAAAATCAAACAATATCGAACGATTATCGAGCGGTGTTTACTTTCTAAAAATCGAAACTGAAAAAAATCGATATGTTGAAAAGTTGATTAAGGAATAA
- a CDS encoding DegT/DnrJ/EryC1/StrS family aminotransferase encodes MKKIQMVDLQSQYYKIKSEVDNAVLNVIDSAAFINGPEVKSFQSELETYLDVKHVIPCANGTDALQIALMALKLEEGDEIITADFTFAATVEVIHLLKLKAVLVDVDYDTFTMDTEKLKAAITSKTKAIIPVHLFGQCSNMEEILKIAKEHNIYVIEDNAQAIGAEFSFSDGTTKKSGTMGILGTTSFFPSKNLGCYGDGGAIITNDNDLAHQIRGIVNHGMYERYYHDEVGVNSRLDSIQATVLRKKLPLLDSYNEARRKAADFYDEAFADSKDILTPKRAENSTHVFHQYTLRILNGKRNELQQFLTEKEIPAMIYYPVALRKQKAYFQESNDADFKNTDKLLDEVISLPMHTELDEEQLKYISDAVLEFMNKD; translated from the coding sequence ATGAAGAAAATACAAATGGTTGACCTTCAAAGTCAATACTATAAAATAAAATCTGAAGTTGATAATGCAGTTTTGAATGTAATCGACTCTGCGGCTTTTATTAATGGTCCTGAAGTAAAATCTTTCCAATCTGAATTAGAAACTTATCTCGATGTAAAACACGTTATTCCTTGCGCAAACGGGACTGATGCTTTACAAATCGCCTTGATGGCTTTAAAACTTGAAGAAGGCGACGAGATTATCACTGCTGATTTTACCTTCGCTGCTACCGTAGAAGTAATTCATTTATTAAAATTAAAAGCCGTTTTAGTAGATGTAGATTACGATACTTTTACGATGGATACTGAGAAATTAAAGGCTGCTATTACCTCAAAAACGAAAGCGATTATTCCTGTTCACTTGTTTGGTCAGTGTTCAAATATGGAAGAAATTCTGAAAATTGCGAAAGAACACAATATTTACGTAATTGAAGATAATGCGCAAGCAATTGGTGCTGAATTTTCCTTTTCTGATGGAACCACGAAGAAATCGGGAACGATGGGTATTTTGGGAACAACCTCATTTTTTCCTTCTAAAAATTTAGGATGTTACGGCGACGGTGGTGCGATTATTACAAATGACAATGATTTAGCGCATCAGATCCGCGGTATCGTAAATCATGGAATGTATGAAAGATATTATCACGATGAAGTTGGCGTAAATTCCCGCCTAGACAGCATTCAGGCTACTGTTTTAAGAAAAAAACTTCCGTTATTGGACAGTTATAATGAAGCCAGACGAAAAGCCGCTGATTTTTATGACGAAGCTTTCGCCGACAGCAAAGATATTTTAACACCGAAACGAGCGGAGAATTCCACGCACGTTTTTCACCAATATACTTTAAGAATTCTGAATGGTAAGCGAAATGAGCTCCAGCAGTTTCTGACTGAAAAAGAGATTCCAGCGATGATTTATTATCCGGTAGCTTTAAGAAAGCAGAAAGCCTATTTCCAGGAAAGTAACGATGCGGATTTTAAAAATACCGATAAGTTGTTGGACGAAGTAATTTCACTGCCGATGCATACCGAATTAGATGAAGAGCAACTGAAATATATTTCGGATGCCGTTTTGGAATTTATGAATAAAGATTAA